Proteins encoded together in one Phalacrocorax carbo chromosome 31, bPhaCar2.1, whole genome shotgun sequence window:
- the SAMD4B gene encoding protein Smaug homolog 2 isoform X1, with protein sequence MMFRDQVGIVAGWFKGWNECEQTVALLSLLKRVTRTQARFLQLCLEHSLADCTDIHLLEAEANSAAAISQWPQEPAEAAVALLLAHLPLLQPGNAAAKAEYMKRLQKILAYAIESNRCVEESRQLLSYALIHPATTLDDRSALALWLGHLEERLAGGSGPPARPPRPDAPRRPQPPHEWPEHAAPELGPAWPEAAPRENGHPPFHPPASGNGLGGAALPCQLHPSPLKRSLSLVPGSPQGGGGEWPGGGDEPAVPVPPRPPFGDHAPLSPQSSVASSGSEQTEEPAGGRNTFQEDGSGMKDVPSWLKSLRLHKYAALFSQMTYEEMMTLTEHHLESQNVTKGARHKIALSIQKLRERQSVLRALEKDILEGGNLWTALQELQQIMVTPIKAFRPPPAAPPSNGTPDGAPPGAADAFTPHPTADAEAPAAPVPDGDIPGQFTRVMGKVCTQLLVSRPDEENITSYLQLLEKCLSHEAFTETQKKRLLSWKQQVLKLLRTFPKKVPLDSQGYRPAKGWAFGSNSLPIAGSVGGAGGRRGQRPFALPPRPLPPARLGLLGPAGGAPAPRPPLGGPPLGAQGRQSLWFGSGGAGGSPGSRSAVQRTHSLPVHTSPQALLAFPQECPLPGTDLEINPTLESLCLSMTEHALGDGTDKTSTI encoded by the exons ATGATGTTCCGGGATCAGGTGGGGATCGTGGCGGGGTGGTTCAAGGGCTGGAATGAGTGTGAGCAGACGGTGGCCCTGCTCTCGCTGCTGAAGCGTGTCACCCGCACGCAGGCCCgcttcctccagctctgcctcgAGCACTCGCTGGCCGACTGCACCGACATCCACCTCCTCGAGGCCGAGGCCAACAGTGCTG CCGCCATCAGCCAGTGGCCGCAGGAGCCGGCAGAGGCGGCGGTGGCCCTGCTCCTGGCCCACCTCCCGCTCCTGCAGCCGGGGAACGCTGCCGCCAAGGCCGAGTACATGAAGCGGCTGCAGAAGATCCTGGCATACGCCATTGAGAGCAACCGCTGCGTGGAGGAGAGCCGGCAGCTCCTCTCCTACGCCCTCATCCACCCCGCCACCACCCTGGACGACCGCAGCGCCTTGGCCCTCTGGCTGGGCCACCTGGAGGAGCGTTTGGCCGGCGGCAGCGGCCCCCCGGCgcgacccccccgccccgacgCCCCTCGACGGCCGCAACCTCCCCACGAGTGGCCTGAGCACGCAGCCCCCGAGCTGGGGCCGGCCTGGCCCGAGGCGGCGCCCCGGGAGAACGGGCACCCGCCCTTCCACCCCCCCGCCAGCGGCAACGGCCTGGGGGGAGCGG ctctgccctgccagcTGCACCCCAGCCCGCTGAAGCGCTCCCTCTCGCTGGTGCCCGGCAGCCCCCAGGGAGGGGGGGGCGAGTGGCCAGGGGGTGGTGACGAGCCcgctgtccccgtccccccccgccccccattcGGGGACCACGCGCCCCTCTCGCCCCAGAGCAGCGTGGCCTCCTCGGGCAGCGAGCAGACTGAGGAGCCGGCCGGAGGCCGCAACACCTTCCAGGAGGACGGCAGCGGCATGAAAG ATGTCCCCTCCTGGCTGAAGAGCCTGCGGCTGCACAAGTACGCGGCGCTCTTCTCCCAAATGACGTACGAGGAGATGATGACTCTGACGGAGCATCACCTCGAGTCGCAG AACGTCACCAAGGGTGCGCGGCACAAGATCGCCCTGAGCATCCAGAAGCTGCGGGAGCGGCAGAGTGTCCTCAGGGCGCTGGAGAAG GACATCCTGGAGGGGGGCAACCTGTGGACGGCACTGCAGGAGCTCCAGCAGATCATGGTGACCCCCATCAAGGCCTTCCGgccccccccggctgccccccccTCCAATGGCACCCCCGATGGGGCCCCCCCGGGGGCTGCCGACGCCTTCACCCCCCACCCAACCGCCGACGCCGaagcccccgccgcccctgtCCCCGACGGGGACATCCCGGGGCAGTTCACCCGTGTCATGGGCAAAG TGTGCACCCAGCTGCTGGTGTCGCGGCCGGACGAGGAGAACATCACCAGTTACCTCCAGCTCCTCGAGAAGTGCCTGAGCCACGAG GCGTTCACGGAGACGCAGAAGAAGAGGCTCCTCTCCTGGAAGCAGCAGGTCCTGAAGCTGCTCCGCACCTTCCCCAAGAAGGTGCCGCTCGACAGCCAGGGCTATCGGCCCGCCAAGGG CTGGGCCTTCGGCTCCAACTCGCTCCCCATAGCTGGCTCtgtggggggggcgggggggcggcgggggcagcgccCCTTCGCGTTGCCCCCCCGCCCGCTGCCCCCTGCCcgcctggggctgctggggcctGCTGGGGGGGCCcctgccccccggccccccctcgGTGGACCCCCCCTCGGCGCCCAGGGACGCCAG agccTGTGGTTCGGCagtgggggggccgggggctccccggggagccgcaGCGCGGTGCAGCGCACCCACTCGCTGCCCGTCCACACCTCGCCCCAGGCCCTGCTCGCCTTCCCCCAGG AGTGTCCCCTCCCCGGCACTGACCTGGAGATCAACCCCACGCTGGAGTCGCTGTGCCTGAGCATGACGGAGCACGCGCTGGGCG ATGGCACAGACAAGACCTCCACCATCTGA
- the SAMD4B gene encoding protein Smaug homolog 2 isoform X2 has protein sequence MMFRDQVGIVAGWFKGWNECEQTVALLSLLKRVTRTQARFLQLCLEHSLADCTDIHLLEAEANSAAAISQWPQEPAEAAVALLLAHLPLLQPGNAAAKAEYMKRLQKILAYAIESNRCVEESRQLLSYALIHPATTLDDRSALALWLGHLEERLAGGSGPPARPPRPDAPRRPQPPHEWPEHAAPELGPAWPEAAPRENGHPPFHPPASGNGLGGAALPCQLHPSPLKRSLSLVPGSPQGGGGEWPGGGDEPAVPVPPRPPFGDHAPLSPQSSVASSGSEQTEEPAGGRNTFQEDGSGMKDVPSWLKSLRLHKYAALFSQMTYEEMMTLTEHHLESQNVTKGARHKIALSIQKLRERQSVLRALEKDILEGGNLWTALQELQQIMVTPIKAFRPPPAAPPSNGTPDGAPPGAADAFTPHPTADAEAPAAPVPDGDIPGQFTRVMGKVCTQLLVSRPDEENITSYLQLLEKCLSHEAFTETQKKRLLSWKQQVLKLLRTFPKKVPLDSQGYRPAKGWAFGSNSLPIAGSVGGAGGRRGQRPFALPPRPLPPARLGLLGPAGGAPAPRPPLGGPPLGAQGRQSVPSPALTWRSTPRWSRCA, from the exons ATGATGTTCCGGGATCAGGTGGGGATCGTGGCGGGGTGGTTCAAGGGCTGGAATGAGTGTGAGCAGACGGTGGCCCTGCTCTCGCTGCTGAAGCGTGTCACCCGCACGCAGGCCCgcttcctccagctctgcctcgAGCACTCGCTGGCCGACTGCACCGACATCCACCTCCTCGAGGCCGAGGCCAACAGTGCTG CCGCCATCAGCCAGTGGCCGCAGGAGCCGGCAGAGGCGGCGGTGGCCCTGCTCCTGGCCCACCTCCCGCTCCTGCAGCCGGGGAACGCTGCCGCCAAGGCCGAGTACATGAAGCGGCTGCAGAAGATCCTGGCATACGCCATTGAGAGCAACCGCTGCGTGGAGGAGAGCCGGCAGCTCCTCTCCTACGCCCTCATCCACCCCGCCACCACCCTGGACGACCGCAGCGCCTTGGCCCTCTGGCTGGGCCACCTGGAGGAGCGTTTGGCCGGCGGCAGCGGCCCCCCGGCgcgacccccccgccccgacgCCCCTCGACGGCCGCAACCTCCCCACGAGTGGCCTGAGCACGCAGCCCCCGAGCTGGGGCCGGCCTGGCCCGAGGCGGCGCCCCGGGAGAACGGGCACCCGCCCTTCCACCCCCCCGCCAGCGGCAACGGCCTGGGGGGAGCGG ctctgccctgccagcTGCACCCCAGCCCGCTGAAGCGCTCCCTCTCGCTGGTGCCCGGCAGCCCCCAGGGAGGGGGGGGCGAGTGGCCAGGGGGTGGTGACGAGCCcgctgtccccgtccccccccgccccccattcGGGGACCACGCGCCCCTCTCGCCCCAGAGCAGCGTGGCCTCCTCGGGCAGCGAGCAGACTGAGGAGCCGGCCGGAGGCCGCAACACCTTCCAGGAGGACGGCAGCGGCATGAAAG ATGTCCCCTCCTGGCTGAAGAGCCTGCGGCTGCACAAGTACGCGGCGCTCTTCTCCCAAATGACGTACGAGGAGATGATGACTCTGACGGAGCATCACCTCGAGTCGCAG AACGTCACCAAGGGTGCGCGGCACAAGATCGCCCTGAGCATCCAGAAGCTGCGGGAGCGGCAGAGTGTCCTCAGGGCGCTGGAGAAG GACATCCTGGAGGGGGGCAACCTGTGGACGGCACTGCAGGAGCTCCAGCAGATCATGGTGACCCCCATCAAGGCCTTCCGgccccccccggctgccccccccTCCAATGGCACCCCCGATGGGGCCCCCCCGGGGGCTGCCGACGCCTTCACCCCCCACCCAACCGCCGACGCCGaagcccccgccgcccctgtCCCCGACGGGGACATCCCGGGGCAGTTCACCCGTGTCATGGGCAAAG TGTGCACCCAGCTGCTGGTGTCGCGGCCGGACGAGGAGAACATCACCAGTTACCTCCAGCTCCTCGAGAAGTGCCTGAGCCACGAG GCGTTCACGGAGACGCAGAAGAAGAGGCTCCTCTCCTGGAAGCAGCAGGTCCTGAAGCTGCTCCGCACCTTCCCCAAGAAGGTGCCGCTCGACAGCCAGGGCTATCGGCCCGCCAAGGG CTGGGCCTTCGGCTCCAACTCGCTCCCCATAGCTGGCTCtgtggggggggcgggggggcggcgggggcagcgccCCTTCGCGTTGCCCCCCCGCCCGCTGCCCCCTGCCcgcctggggctgctggggcctGCTGGGGGGGCCcctgccccccggccccccctcgGTGGACCCCCCCTCGGCGCCCAGGGACGCCAG AGTGTCCCCTCCCCGGCACTGACCTGGAGATCAACCCCACGCTGGAGTCGCTGTGCCTGA
- the SYCN gene encoding syncollin, with translation MAALVVAVLAAAVLAGAEAQCPAPSALRTVNGTRICAQLYADNSPYYNECCAGPVLVVDPNSDVPYMPHGWAARTSSLVVGTRCELTVWSRAGKKGASRRFTSGAVPRLQEVRRGLFSSWDDAIRGYYCKCN, from the coding sequence ATGGCGGCGCTGGTGGTGGCGGTGCTGGCGGCGGCGGTGCTGGCGGGGGCCGAGGCGCAGTGCCCGGCCCCCTCCGCGCTGCGCACGGTCAACGGCACCCGCATCTGCGCCCAGCTCTACGCCGACAACAGCCCCTACTACAACGAGTGCTGCGCGGGGCCCGTCCTGGTGGTGGACCCCAACTCCGACGTCCCCTACATGCCCCACGGCTGGGCCGCCCGCACCTCCTCCTTGGTGGTGGGCACCCGCTGCGAGCTGACTGTCTGGTCTCGGGCCGGCAAGAAGGGGGCGAGCCGGCGTTTCACGAGCGGCGCGGTGCCGCGGTTGCAGGAGGTGCGTCGGGGGCTCTTCAGCAGCTGGGACGACGCCATCAGGGGCTACTACTGCAAGTGCAACTGA
- the LRFN1 gene encoding leucine-rich repeat and fibronectin type III domain-containing protein 1, which yields MAKLLVPLVMLGAVAGSHRCPPRCLCPAAAPNPTLLCARTGLLAVPPTLDRAAVELRLADNFIGAVGRADFANMSSLVHLTLSRNGLRRLAPGAFADLRALRALHLDGNRLPALSGAQLRGLASLRHLILANNQLAAIEPAAFAAFAATVEDLDLSHNNLPALPWEAVAGMASLATLTLDHNLLERVPAGAVARLPRLARLDLTANRLRALPPVPGPPGPSLAAGGNPLHCNCELLWLRRLARPGRLESCASPPPLAGRLLWAVPEEELACRAPAIAGAAADPAAVLEGQPLRLGCAAAGDPPPALHWLGPDGRLVQNGSRRAVRPDGSLELRVATLRDHGAFTCVASNAAGEAAARVQVAVLPLPVPRSDGDGDAEAGPGPSDMARAGGNESRAAGERRIVAAELTASSARIRWLPQRHVPGIRMFQIQYNSSLDDSLVYRLLPPSSRSFVLRDLAAGREYDLCVSALYAEGATALPTARALGCVRFATAGGAPGCAALPRPHFLGGTVIIVIGAAIATSVLVFILILTARYKAAAARRPPAAVASVCSQTNGTHRPPEPEPPPPPPPPALPPPAPMGAAGGGARGLFPSHSYPRRARTRRHGSLPRLDLPDAAPTLRPSFGSTHWMLESTV from the exons ATGGCGAAGCTGCTGGTGCCCCTGGTGATGCTGGGGGCGGTGGCGGGGTCCCACCGCTGCCCCCCCCGCTGCCTCTGCCCGGCGGCCGCCCCCAACCCCACCCTGCTCTGCGCCCGCACCGGCCTCCTGGCCGTGCCCCCCACCCTGGACCGCGCCGCCGTGGAGCTGCGTCTGGCCGACAACTTCATCGGCGCCGTGGGACGCGCCGACTTCGCCAACATGAGCAGCCTCGTCCACCTCACGCTCTCCCGCAACGGGCTGCGCCGGCTGGCGCCCGGCGCCTTCGCCGACCTCCGCGCCCTCCGCGCCCTCCACCTGGACGGCAACCGGCTGCCGGCGCTGAGCGGGGCGCAGCTGCGGGGCCTGGCCAGCCTCCGCCACCTCATCTTGGCCAACAACCAGCTGGCCGCCATCGAGCCCGCCGCCTTCGCCGCCTTCGCCGCCACGGTGGAGGACCTCGATCTCTCCCACAACAACTTGCCGGCCTTGCCGTGGGAGGCGGTGGCCGGCATGGCCAGTTTGGCCACCCTCACCTTGGATCACAACCTCCTGGAGCGGGTCCCCGCCGGGGCGGTGGCGCGGTTACCCCGCTTGGCGCGGCTGGACCTCACCGCCAACCGCTTACGGGCGCTGCCGCCGGTGCCGGGACCGCCGGGCCCCAGTTTGGCGGCGGGAGGGAACCCTTTGCATTGCAACTGCGAGCTGCTCTGGCTGCGCCGCTTGGCGCGGCCGGGCCGGTTGGAGAGCTgcgcctcgccgccgccgctcgccggCCGCCTGCTCTGGGCCGTGCCGGAGGAGGAGCTGGCGTGCCGGGCGCCGGCCATCGCCGGGGCGGCCGCCGACCCCGCCGCCGTGTTGGAAGGCCAACCCTTACGGTTGGGTTGCGCCGCCGCCGGCGACCCGCCGCCGGCGCTGCATTGGTTGGGCCCCGACGGGCGGTTGGTGCAGAACGGGTCGCGCCGCGCCGTCCGCCCCGACGGCTCCCTGGAGCTGCGGGTGGCCACGCTCCGCGACCACGGCGCCTTCACCTGCGTCGCCTCCAACGCCGCCGGCGAGGCGGCCGCCCGGGTGCAGGTGGCCGTCCTGCCGCTGCCCGTCCCCCGCAGCGACGGGGACGGCGACGCCGAAGCCGGGCCCGGCCCTTCCGACATGGCCCGCGCCGGTGGCAACGAGTCGCGGGCGGCGGGCGAGCGGCGCATCGTGGCGGCCGAGCTGACGGCCTCCTCGGCGCGCATCCGCTGGCTGCCCCAGCGCCACGTCCCCGGCATCCGCATGTTCCAGATCCAGTACAACAGCTCCCTCGACGACTCCCTCGTCTACAG GCTGCTGCCGCCCTCCAGCCGGAGCTTCGTGCTGCGGGACCTGGCGGCGGGGCGCGAGTACGACCTCTGCGTCTCGGCGCTCTACGCCGAGGGGGCGACGGCGCTGCCCACCGCCCGCGCCCTCGGCTGCGTCCGCTTCGCCACGGCCGGGGGGGCCCCCGGCTGCGCCGCCCTCCCCCGACCCCATTTTTTGGGGGGCACCGTCATCATCGTCATCGGTGCCGCCATCGCCACCTCCGTCCTCGtcttcatcctcatcctcaccGCCCGCTACAaggcggcggccgcccgccgTCCCCCCGCCGCCGTCGCCAGCGTCTGCTCTCAGACCAACGGCACCCACAGACCCccggagccggagccgccgccgccgccgccgcccccggccctcccgcccccggcacccatgggtgctgccggagggggggcgcgggggctcTTCCCCAGCCACAGCTACCCGCGGCGCGCACGGACTCGGCGCCATGGCTCGCTGCCGCGCCTCGACCTGCCCGACGCGGCCCCCACCCTGCGCCCCTCCTTCGGCAGCACCCACTGGATGCTCGAGAGCACCGTCtag